A region of Liolophura sinensis isolate JHLJ2023 chromosome 8, CUHK_Ljap_v2, whole genome shotgun sequence DNA encodes the following proteins:
- the LOC135474001 gene encoding uncharacterized protein LOC135474001 gives MLTAAVLADEECHWNGQMTKGHCQCFSGFYRSDCSGDCGCNGYGTCKTDHTCECEEGWKWSSTERKCVWDCHCADGAKCIGPGVCGCKSHCVHGDCWNGQCECWEGYKGATCATFDPNSMMNKGVNVGMNLGGITYYSSEIKFVDVLKESAEWITQRTDGHEWNTQEQNKLHLRPDGYPASLDGTLVVGKLFFRGVGNYQPHSDYTLLYDGEGHIVFKLVNHKILKQFKGRWLIHFEPGHGGIFFSITKTNPHNPLRNVRIVLPGFEDRYEKFPFNPVFQEPLRRYSVIRFMDFLHTNGHGPEPTTWATRRKPDFHTQQGNSGGALEYMIQLCNTMGISPWFNMPHAADDDFVRKFAQEVKKSLRPDLHVYVEYSNEVWNGIFRQAKYSQEQGVKLHLDSEKWKAGYKFYNKRAGEVADIWSSVYGHSEKLVTIWAWQTGNFDYSRQVMSHLGENTKKFKAVAVTGYMDCGRVADKDPKFVDMSMAEILQHCQNDINNNYPKTWGKFLNMAKDHGLKLLTYEAGPSVSEGGAIVNGANKEEVTNKAIAFNKDSHIETAVYELLNKWNGVIAKAPGNSFPGGLFNYFASTGEPSKYGSWGMLQYTGQDPSTVPKYRGVQRYITNHFPNNPLGPRCSFVKDGALWFGCFQQGNKFQCGQSDTSGRSWAHYPDLHLTEHSFLVLDGYDLKLHLAYIRAVDKIGVNSYHTIDTRSHHAWKSLTANDYHAYLAYRHVTRRLPNGVHNGLAAPSSCH, from the exons ATGTTGAC GGCCGCCGTGCTGGCTGACGAAGAATGTCACTGGAATGGACAAATGACCAAGGGCCATTGTCAGTGTTTCTCTGGATTTTACAGAAGTGACTGTTCCGGCGATTGTGGGTGCAACGGGTATGGCACTTGTAAAACAG accatacatgtgagtgtgaagAAGGCTGGAAATGGTCAAGCACGGAACGGAAATGTGTATGGGATTGTCACTGTGCAGATG GAGCGAAATGTATTGGACCGGGAGTATGTGGGTGTAAATCACACTGTGTCCACGGAGACTGCTGGAATGGCCAGTGTGAGTGCTGGGAAGGTTACAAGGGAGCCACGTGTGCGACCTTTGACCCAAATTC AATGATGAACAAGGGAGTTAACGTGGGAATGAACCTTGGTGGGATAACCTACTATTCGTCTGAGATAAAATTTGTTGACGTCCTGAAGGAATCGGCTGAATGGATTACCCAGAGAACAGACGGGCATGAATGGAACACCCAAGAACAGAACAAACTGCACCTGCGACCAGACGGCTATCCGGCTAGTTTGGATG GTACTTTGGTCGTGGGGAAGCTATTTTTCCGCGGTGTAGGCAATTATCAGCCCCACAGCGATTACACATTGTTGTATGACGGAGAGGGACATATCGTCTTCAAACTTGTCAACCACAAAATACTCAAGCAGTTCAAAG gtCGATGGCTGATCCATTTTGAGCCGGGACATGGGGGGATTTTTTTCAGCATCACTAAAACTAATCCGCACAATCCTCTGCGGAATGTGAGAATTGTGCTGCCTGGTTTTGAGGACCGATATGAGAAATTCCCCTTTAACCCTGTGTTCCAGGAGCCACTTAGGCGATACTCTGTCATCCGATTTATGGACTTCTTGCACACTAATGGCCACGGC CCTGAACCCACGACATGGGCTACTCGTCGGAAGCCAGACTTCCACACCCAGCAAGGCAATTCCGGGGGTGCCCTGGAGTACATGATTCAGCTATGTAATACTATGGGGATCAGTCCTTGGTTTAACATGCCTCATGCCGCCGACGATGACTTCGTCAGGAAATTCGCACAGGAAGTGAAGAAAAGTCTCAGACcggatctacat GTTTACGTGGAGTACTCTAACGAAGTTTGGAATGGCATCTTCCGCCAGGCTAAGTATTCCCAGGAACAAGGCGTCAAGCTTCATCTCGACTCTGAAAAGTGGAAGGCGGGTTACAAATTCTACAACAAACGTGCCGGTGAAGTGGCGGATATCTGGAGCAGC GTATATGGACATAGTGAGAAGCTGGTCACTATATGGGCATGGCAGACTGGGAACTTCGATTACAGTAGACAAGTCATGAGCCACCTTGGGGAGAATACCAAGAAGTTTAAGGCTGTGGCTGTGACTGGGTACATGGATTGTGGAAGAGTCGCGGACAAAGAT CCCAAATTCGTTGACATGTCCATGGCTGAGATTCTACAGCATTGCCAGAACGACATCAATAACAATTACCCGAAGACGTGGGGAAAATTCCTCAACATGGCCAAG GATCATGGTTTAAAACTACTGACATACGAAGCTGGACCGTCCGTCTCTGAAGGGGGAGCAATTGTAAACGGAGCTAACAAGGAGGAGGTGACCAATAAGGCGATCGCTTTTAACAAAGACAGTCACATCGAAACGGCTGTTTACGAGCTCCTAAACAAATGGAATGGCGTCATTGCCAAAGCACCAGGCAACAGTTTTCCAGGAGGGTTGTTCAACTATTTCGCCAGCACTGGAGAGCCTAGCAAATATGGTAGTTGGGGCATGCTGCAGTACACTGGACAAGATCCGTCCACGGTTCCCAAATATAGGGGAGTCCAGCGTTACATAACTAACCATTTCCCAAATAATCCACTCGGACCTCGCTGTAGCTTCGTCAAAGATGGCGCCCTGTGGTTCGGTTGCTTCCAACAAGGGAATAAGTTTCAGTGCGGCCAGTCGGACACGTCGGGCAGAAGCTGGGCG CATTATCCTGATCTTCATCTAACGGAGCACTCGTTCCTTGTCCTAGACGGTTATGATCTCAAACTTCACCTGGCGTACATCCGGGCAGTTGACAAAATCGGCGTGAACAGTTACCATACCATCGATACTCGCTCTCACCATGCTTGGAAATC attgACAGCAAATGACTACCACGCATATTTGGCTTATCGTCACGTGACGCGAAGGCTGCCCAATGGTGTACATAATGGCCTTGCAGCGCCCTCCTCATGTCATTAA
- the LOC135473936 gene encoding uncharacterized protein LOC135473936, whose product MVGSLVIFVTAMLTAAVLADEECHWNGQMTKGHCQCFSGFYRSDCSGDCGCNGYGTCKTDHTCECEEGWKWSSTERKCVWDCHCADGAKCIGPGVCGCKSHCVHGDCWNGQCECWEGYKGATCATFDPNSMMNKGVNVGMNLGGINYYSSEIKFVDALKESAEWVTQRTDRHEWNTQEQGKLHLRPDGYPASLDGTLVVGKLFFRNVGDYQPHSNYTLLYDGEGHIVFKLVNHKILKQFKGRWLIHFEPGHGGIFFSITKTNPQNPLRNVRIVLPGFEDRYEKFPFNPVFQEPLRRYSVIRFMDFLHTNGHGPEPTTWATRRKPDFHTQQGNSGGALEYMIQLCNTMGISPWFNMPHAADDDFVRKFAQEVKKSLRPDLHVYVEYSNEVWNGIFRQAKYSQEQGVKLHLDTEKWKAGYKFYNKRAGEVADIWSSVYGDSEKLVTIWAWQTGYFDYSRQVMNHLGENTKKFRAVAVTGYMSCGKIADKDPNFVDMSMAEILQHCQSDINNNYPKTWGKFLNMSSDHGLKLLTYEAGPSVSEGGAIVNGANKEEVTNKAIAFNKDSHIETAVYELLNKWNDVIAKAPGNSFPGGLFNYFASTGAPSKYGSWGMLQYTGQDPSTVPKYRGVQRYITDHFPNNPLGPRCSFVKDGALWFGCFQQGNKFQCGQSDTSGRSWAHYPDLHLTEHSFLVLDGYDPKLHLAYIRAVDKIGVNSYHTIDTRSHHAWKSLTANDYHAYLAYRHVTRRLPNGVHNGLAAPSSCH is encoded by the exons ATGGTTGGGTCCCTAGTAATATTCGTTACGGCTATGTTGAC GGCCGCCGTGCTGGCTGACGAAGAATGTCACTGGAATGGACAAATGACCAAGGGCCATTGCCAGTGTTTCTCTGGATTTTACAGAAGTGACTGTTCCGGCGATTGTGGGTGCAACGGGTATGGCACTTGTAAAACAG accatacatgtgagtgtgaagAAGGCTGGAAATGGTCAAGCACGGAACGGAAATGTGTATGGGATTGTCACTGTGCAGATG GAGCGAAATGTATTGGACCGGGAGTATGTGGGTGTAAATCACACTGTGTCCACGGAGACTGCTGGAATGGCCAGTGTGAGTGCTGGGAAGGTTACAAGGGAGCCACGTGTGCGACCTTTGACCCAAATTC AATGATGAACAAGGGAGTCAACGTGGGAATGAACCTTGGTGGGATAAACTACTATTCGTCTGAGATAAAGTTTGTGGACGCCCTGAAGGAATCGGCTGAATGGGTTACCCAGAGAACAGACCGCCATGAATGGAACACCCAAGAACAGGGCAAACTACACCTGCGACCAGACGGCTATCCGGCCAGTTTGGATG GCACTTTGGTCGTGGGAAAGCTCTTTTTCCGCAATGTAGGCGATTATCAGCCCCACAGCAATTACACACTGTTGTATGACGGAGAGGGACATATCGTCTTCAAACTTGTCAACCACAAAATACTCAAGCAGTTCAAAG gtCGATGGCTGATCCATTTTGAGCCGGGACATGGGGGGATTTTTTTTAGCATCACTAAAACTAATCCGCAAAACCCTCTGCGGAATGTGAGAATTGTGCTGCCTGGTTTTGAGGACCGATATGAGAAATTCCCCTTTAACCCTGTATTTCAGGAGCCGCTCAGGCGATACTCTGTCATCCGATTTATGGACTTCTTGCACACTAATGGCCACGGC CCTGAGCCCACGACATGGGCTACTCGTCGGAAGCCAGACTTCCACACCCAACAAGGCAATTCCGGGGGTGCCCTGGAGTACATGATTCAGCTATGTAATACTATGGGGATCAGTCCTTGGTTTAACATGCCTCATGCCGCCGACGATGACTTCGTCAGGAAATTCGCACAGGAAGTGAAAAAAAGTCTCAGACcggatctacat GTTTACGTGGAGTACTCTAACGAAGTTTGGAATGGCATCTTCCGCCAGGCTAAGTATTCCCAGGAACAAGGCGTCAAGCTTCATCTCGACACTGAAAAGTGGAAGGCGGGTTACAAGTTCTACAACAAACGTGCCGGTGAAGTGGCGGATATCTGGAGCAGC GTATACGGAGATAGTGAGAAACTGGTCACTATATGGGCATGGCAGACGGGATACTTCGATTACAGCAGACAAGTCATGAACCACCTTGGGGAGAATACCAAGAAGTTTAGGGCCGTGGCAGTGACCGGATACATGAGCTGTGGAAAAATCGCTGACAAAGAT CCTAATTTCGTTGACATGTCCATGGCTGAGATTCTACAGCATTGTCAGAGCGACATCAATAACAATTACCCGAAGACGTGGGGGAAATTCCTCAACATGTCCAGT GATCATGGTTTAAAGTTACTGACATACGAAGCTGGACCGTCCGTCTCTGAAGGGGGAGCAATTGTAAACGGAGCTAACAAGGAGGAGGTGACCAATAAGGCGATCGCTTTTAACAAAGACAGTCACATCGAAACGGCTGTTTACGAGCTCCTAAACAAATGGAATGACGTCATCGCCAAAGCACCAGGCAACAGTTTTCCAGGAGGGCTGTTCAACTATTTCGCCAGCACTGGAGCGCCTAGCAAATATGGTAGTTGGGGAATGCTGCAGTACACTGGACAAGACCCATCCACTGTCCCAAAATATAGGGGAGTCCAGCGTTACATAACTGACCATTTCCCAAACAATCCACTCGGGCCTCGTTGTAGCTTCGTCAAAGATGGCGCCCTGTGGTTCGGTTGCTTCCAACAAGGGAATAAGTTTCAGTGCGGCCAGTCGGACACGTCGGGCAGAAGCTGGGCG CATTATCCTGATCTTCATCTAACGGAGCACTCGTTCCTTGTCCTCGACGGTTATGATCCCAAACTTCACCTGGCGTACATCCGGGCAGTTGACAAAATCGGCGTGAACAGTTACCATACCATCGATACTCGCTCTCACCATGCTTGGAAATC attgACAGCAAATGACTACCACGCATATCTGGCTTATCGTCACGTGACGCGAAGGCTGCCCAATGGTGTACATAATGGCCTTGCAGCGCCCTCCTCATGTCATTAA